Proteins from one Fragaria vesca subsp. vesca linkage group LG6, FraVesHawaii_1.0, whole genome shotgun sequence genomic window:
- the LOC101293416 gene encoding uncharacterized protein LOC101293416, with product MRKTFKGTAHLANLLPTGTVLTFQMFSPAFTYQGKCPTVANHTMTISLLIFCSVSSFLLCFTDSIRDERGKVRYGLATFKGLFVLDGSYKIRVEDVAKYKLTFIDFFHAFMSVLVFGAVALFDQNIVNCFYPQPSEEGKQLLFAVPVGVGVVCSILFVLFPTRRHGIGFPLSRS from the coding sequence ATGAGAAAGACATTTAAAGGTACAGCCCATTTGGCTAATCTTCTCCCAACTGGAACAGTTCTCACATTTCAAATGTTCTCCCCAGCTTTTACATATCAAGGAAAGTGCCCCACCGTTGCCAACCATACAATGACAATATCTCTTCTAATTTTTTGCTCTGTTTCCTCTTTCCTTTTATGCTTCACGGATAGCATTCGTGACGAGCGTGGCAAAGTTCGATACGGCTTGGCCACGTTTAAAGGGTTGTTTGTGCTTGATGGGTCGTACAAAATTAGGGTAGAGGACGTAGCAAAATACAAGCTTACATTCATTGATTTCTTTCATGCTTTTATGTCTGTGTTGGTATTTGGGGCAGTGGCATTGTTTGATCAAAATATTGTCAACTGTTTTTATCCCCAGCCATCAGAAGAAGGGAAACAACTTTTGTTTGCGGTGCCAGTTGGAGTTGGTGTTGTTTGCAGTATCTTATTTGTTTTGTTCCCTACCAGACGCCATGGTATTGGCTTCCCTCTTTCTCGTAGCTAG